From the Bacillota bacterium genome, the window GATAATCGAATCCGTCGGCGATGAGGGTGAGGGGTGGGAGCGGGTCTTCGTCCAGGACTGGAGGCAGTTCCTCACCGGGGATTATTCCCGTTGGCGGAAGTAGACAGGCGGAGAGAGAAAACAGGATTAAGGCTAAATACACAATACTTTGCTTCAATGGTTGATTCCTCCCATAGGGTGAATCCTTGGTTGTGGATGAAACAATTCGACAAAGTGAATCTTCTTTCCTTTGGGGGTTCTTGGTAGGCGGGGTCGGGGCCAAAGAAGGCGAAAGGGAGGGCCAACGATGTCCAAAGAAGAGGGTGCCTCACCGGATGTGCTGCGTAAGCACTTTCAAAACCGGAAGCTTTACGTGCGTCTGGGGCTCATTCTGTTGCTGACCTTTGCAGGAGTATTAATGGTTTTCAAACGCTTTGCCGGTGAGATCAGCCTCCCTTTACTAAGGGCCGAATTGGGACGCTGGGACCTACGTTTCGTACTTGTGGCCTGCGGTTTTGTTTTCCTGTATCTATTGATGAGGGCGTGCCGGGTGGCCCTTCTGGTCCGTCAGTTGGGTCGCAGGGTGTCTTTCCCGCATATGGTGCGGATTATTCTGGTGAATACCTTTCTCAGTACGGTCACACCCTTTACCGCCGGGGGGATCCCTGCCCAGGTTTATTTGCTTTCCCGGTACGGTCTTTCGGTGGCCGAGGCTTCGTCCATTGCCTTCCTGGAAGGGGCCTACACCTGGTTCTTTTTTGTAGTCTTTGTAAGTCCCCTTATCTTGCTCTTACCCCCGGAGCTGAAGGTTACGGTTTACCCCTGGTCGTGGCTGGCGATAGGGGTAGCCCTGGTGTTTTCGGTCACGGTGGTTTTCATTACCTTTAGAACTAAGGTGGCTGGGGAGCTTTTTCGGCGGCTAGGTAAGGGCTTGGAAGAGCACAAAAGGCCAGTTCTTCGTTCTCTTTCCAGCGCCCTGGATAAGTTCGGTACCTTTGTGTTGCAGGTGGGGGAAGCCTTGACCCAGGGCCAGCTGTTACGCCCGGG encodes:
- a CDS encoding flippase-like domain-containing protein, which produces MSKEEGASPDVLRKHFQNRKLYVRLGLILLLTFAGVLMVFKRFAGEISLPLLRAELGRWDLRFVLVACGFVFLYLLMRACRVALLVRQLGRRVSFPHMVRIILVNTFLSTVTPFTAGGIPAQVYLLSRYGLSVAEASSIAFLEGAYTWFFFVVFVSPLILLLPPELKVTVYPWSWLAIGVALVFSVTVVFITFRTKVAGELFRRLGKGLEEHKRPVLRSLSSALDKFGTFVLQVGEALTQGQLLRPGCLLPAFVTTLGMWLAIFMVAPMLLRATGANTPWQTCLGLQLIHSCVAPLIPTPGGSGGTELLLASLFAPLLSGTNLGAFVATWRLLSYYLPLGLGGLATLVQIQLLFREG